A region of the Thermoanaerobaculia bacterium genome:
GGCGGGCCAGGACCCGGCTCGACGATTCGCTCGACGTTCTCGCCGCGCACGGCGTGGGGGGCACGTTCGGCGCGCTCGTCACGGGAGTGCTCGCCGAGAAGGCGTGGGGCGGAGCCGACGGCGCGCTCTTCGGGAACCCGAAACAGCTCGCGATCCAGGCCGTCGCGGTCGCCGCGACGGCCGCCTTCAGCTTCGCCGGAAGTTTCGTCCTGCTCAAGATCGTCGGGGCGTTCGCGCCGCTCCGGGCGACGCGGACCGAGGAAGGGCTCGGGCTCGACGTCACGCAGCACGGCGAGGAGGCG
Encoded here:
- a CDS encoding ammonia channel protein is translated as RARTRLDDSLDVLAAHGVGGTFGALVTGVLAEKAWGGADGALFGNPKQLAIQAVAVAATAAFSFAGSFVLLKIVGAFAPLRATRTEEGLGLDVTQHGEEAYARGEGAILVLPAGGGDGDGTPERVPALVPEGSPA